CATTCCTCAAGAAGGATCTGGGGAGCTCATCAGAATATCCACTACAAATGGTCACTAATTTCATGGTTGAAATGGTGTTTTTTAAGGTCGTGATCAGCTCCAGAAGTGGCTCCTGGGTGATGAGCCGCGTCTGGGACAATGGTTATCCCTGGGACATGGTGCTTATCACTCGATTTGGAACCTTCCTCAAGAACAATTTACCGACAGCCATCTCTGACTGGTTGTACATGAAGCAGATGAATGCAAGATTCAAGCATGAAAACTATGGCTTGATGCCTTTAAATGGGTAATGCAGAGTTAAATGTGATATGCCTGCTGGCCTTTAGTTCAGTGTCAACAACCCTTAATGTCCTGTAactccaaaacaaataaaaatattagcaatcACATCTCATCTATCAGAAGATAAAGAACTGCAAAAATTAAGAGTGATTTCCTATTTTACAATCCTTGCTATATTTACACAGCTGGAAAATTATATAATGCCTCAAGAATTAGTCCCGGGAGTAATGATAATCAAAGTTAACCTCTTTTAAGCATTTTATACATGTCAGAGATTTAGCAAGACTCTGCTAAGGCTCTgacataaattattttgttttatccttACAACAACTATGAAGAGAGCTCTATTAGtatctccattttagagatgagataaCTGAGTTTCAGTGTAGTTAATAACTTTACTAGGGTCCCACAGCTAGAAAGTAGAAGCAGCATTCAAAACAAACCCAGATCTGCTGATTCCAGAGCCTCTCACTCTTGGCCACTTGCTCTACTGCCTGTCATTTAATGGTAAAGTTAAGCACAGCAAGAGAACTTTTCCTGTCCTACCTTTCCCTTTCCATTTCATTACCCACTCCTTAATGGACCCCTCTCACTAAACACATACATGCCAATGCTTGCATCTTCAGTCTCCTTCCCATCTTCTCCTATAAGATCCTCCAAGCCAGCAACATAACAAGAAATGACTTTGACACGAGTTGAAAAACCCAAGTTTTGAGCTGTTTACAACAAAGTGAATTCATTaatttgacaaacatttattacACGTTTATTATATGCCAGGTCCTGTGTTTAGCCCtgaggatatagcagtgaacaaaacaggcaaaaatccctgtcctcatggaatCTCCATTCTAAGTGATGGGAAACAGACAACAAACAATAGCATAAGATATGGCGATGTGTGCTTtggggaagaaaacaaagcagataAAGGTAATGGCAAGTGCTGTCAGGACAATTTCCAACAGAGTCGTCAGAGTATGTCTCAGAGAGAAGGAGACTTTAAAGAAAACCTCTGAAGGAGTTGAGGGAATGAGTCATGAGGGTCTCTGGGGGAGGATATTCCAGACTGAGGACACAGCCAGGGCATTGTCTCTTCACAGGCGGAGCTGGCGTGATCAACAAACAACAATGGGGCTTCTCTtcctggagaaaagagaatgagggGAGAGCGCCAGGAGATAAAACCAGAGACGTAAAAATTGTTGGATGGCATGGGCCTTGTAGATCATTGTAAGGACTCTGGCTTTTATGCTGAAAGCAATGGGAAACCACAGCAGGCATCTGAGCAAATGAATGACAAGACCTAAGTTAGCATTGCAGAGATTGATCAGCTGCTGTGGTCATCATTCAATGTAAGGGCAGGGCAAGGAAGGAAACGAAATGACCAGTTAAAAAGCTACTCTCAAAAACCTGAATAAGAGGGGATGTTGGTCTGGACCAAAATTGTTAGCAGTGAGTGGTCAGAATAGGGCAGATTTCTGGATAGCTTGAAGGTAGACCCGAATAGGATTTCCTGTGGACTGGATAGTGGATGAGAGAGCAAGGAGGGGGTAAGAATGTCTTTCAAGACACTTGAAAAAGGACGACATTGACATCtactaaaatgtgaaaaactaCAGGAGGAACAGAAGTTCAGTTTTAGACATATTAAAATTAGAATGCCTATTAGACATTCAGGTAGAAGAATGTTGACCAGCAGTGGGAAACACTGACTTTGAGGCTCAAACCAGAAGTTAAAACTTTGGAGTCATGTGAAAATTTTTCCTGAAGAAATGAAACTAGATGACATCTCTTGAATGTGTGTAAATGGAGGAGACTAAAGATCTGAGGCCTGAGTCCTGAGGTATGCCACTGTCAGAAAtcaggaagaggagaagaggagaagacatctgtgggagacagagaaagaatagCCAGGAAAGTAGGAAAGGAACTGAGAGAGAGTGATGACCTGGAAACAAAATGAATACAgtgtttcaagaaagaaaaaaaccatcaaCTGTGTTAAATGCTAAGTTGAGTAAAAGTGAAAGTGAGGGTGGACCACTGGATCTGAGAGCCTGATTCTGACGGCCTTGACAAGAGCCGTTTcagtgtggtggtggtggaggtgaaaACCTGATGGCCACAGGTTTAACATACATGGCAGGTAGTAAGTGCAAGTGAGTCAAGCCTTCTTCCAAGATTCCAACCAATCTCGTTGTCCAACTCAGTTTGTTCTCCAGTGGAATTTGCCTGTAGCACTCTCTCACAGCTCCCACAGCCATACAAGAACAACACTCTTTCCTTCAACTGTATTCACGTTCATTCCCGAGTTCAGATTTCTCTGCTCCCACTACAGATATTATTCAATAAAAAGTAGTCCAAAGCTCTTTCTTTTCAGATTTGCAGTCGCCAAAACCTCAAACTGGCACCCTCCCTCTGGCCTTATTTAAATTCCTGGGTGCTCCCTCCTTCACCTGACTGGTGCCTCTGTCTGCACAGGGCTCAAACTTCATCCCTCAAGAGCCCAGCTGCAGCTTTCACACCTTTGACTTTCCTCCTCCTATTTGATCTTCTCCACATTATGATGACCAACTTGGAGTATACGGAATTAAGAATAGCAGTTAACATTTTCAAGCTCTATGCACATGCTAGAGACTGTGCAAAACTCCTCTTTATATAATTTAGGGAACTTCTGAGGTAGTACAAACATTACTGACATTCCAGATGAGAAATATGAGACaccaagaatttaaaaaacaatcttaTCAAAGTTCCCACTGAATAAgtagcaaattaaaaaaatgtaaacactgaAGAACCCTCACTTCAGAGTTTTTCCTGAAACAGGCTTTAACAGGGAACTGGGCATAAGTCTTTATTCTGGGATTTGGAAAGAGCTCCATGGAAGAGAAGGATCACAGAAAATAGAGATGGGGCCAGCAAACGGCAACTTCTCTTACTTCCCAATGTTGCCTCCCATCAATTTTGTTCTTCAGCCATATTGGAGATACTCTatggctcagaaaaaaaaaattgggccactttttgcttatccatttataTATGGACCAATAAAACAAGAGGGAAATATTACACTTCTAATAATTATCTCTGTTTTCCATACAGAGTCCTGAGGAAAGAACCTGTATTTAATGATGAGCTCCCAGCTTGCATTCTGTGTGGCATTGTGTCCGTAAAGCCTAATGTGAAGAAATTCACAGAGACTTCGGCCATTTTTGAGGATGGGACCACATTTGAGGGCATTGACTGTGTAATCTTTGCAACAGGCTATAGTTATGCCTACACGTTCCTTGATGAGTCTAtcatcaaaaacagaaacaatgagatcattttatTTAAAGGAGTCTTTCCTCCTCTACTTGAGAAGTCAACCATAGCAGTGATTGGCTTTGTCCAGTCCCTTGGGGCTGCCATTCCCACAGTTGACCTCCAGTCCCGCTGGGCAGCACGAGTAATAAAGGGTAAGTCAATAAAAAGGCTCATGGATTGGGAAGATGAATGCCAGTGACAATAACTTTGTATATTTGTGAAAACAATAATCCTAGTTACAGGGTCCCCTTCAGTTTTGAAAATTTAGAATTCTATATTCTTTGGTGCTATATTTTGTAAGCAATTTAAAGTATACCAGTTTGGATTATTATATGCAATAGTACAAGATATTATTAGAGGAGGTATTTTGTGACTTATAACTTCTTACAGCTGATAATTACCCAAGATCATTCATTAGATTTGAGACCACCAAAGCTTGCATCCACTTAAGACTAAGTGAatgacaactttaaaaaattatgattgcAAAACTCAGTAGAGTTACATTGCTTGAAAAGTGCgtaagaaaatatgtttacaaGCCAATATCTAGCCAACTTCGAATGTCCACAGTCATGGAAAATATGATTGCTGGAAGGCAATGGCTTTTCTACTACCGTTTCTTCCCTGACAAAATAAGGACAAACAGTGGATCAATAGAAGCAGGAAGTGCTAAGAACAAACAGTGGatcaatagaggcagaaagtgCTAAGTGTGGTAGATGATCAGTCTGTAATACATAAGAATGCTAAGTCCTTATATTttacaaaggaaacaacaaactTGATTGGGGTCAGGCAAGAAAGGCAGGCAGCATCTCCCAGCAGCAGGTTGGAATATGGTTGTGGGAAGATGCAGATCATATGACCAGGTAGCCAGGAAGGTAAAGGCATGAAATTTCACTCAGCGTTCCACTTAGGGTTCAGACCCAGAGAGGCTGGCATTAAAGGAAGGGTGGGACCCTCACTCTGTCTGAGGACAAGAGTTGTAACTTGGGCTCTGAAGAAAGGAAACAAGGCAATTTATGGGGAAAATTGATGTACAAGGCACAGGCTGTCTTAAGGGAAATGAGAGACAAGGCGAACAACCTAGGTTTGGAAAACCAAAGTACCAAGACAAGAGGGGCTAGTTACAACAACCCAATGGCAATAGTTGGTGGGCTAAAAAGCagtctctttcttttcattctcttccccTGAAAAGCATGACAAGTTCCAAGGTCTGGAACCAGGCCACATCTACAAAAGctgttcaagtgaccctccctgTAAGAAGTGTAGAAATGGGAAATTAAGCAAGCCATTATAGGTTTTGAGCAATCATATCTGGGCTGAGagttttattctctttcaagTTAATTCCAAGACTGCCAAAGAAATCATCCTAAATATGAAGAATTTCTGGACACAAAGCCTGTTTTGGTCTGGGTTTCAGGGAACTCTGCAAACCTATGTAAACCTGGATCCTGGGGCAGCCCCAAGCCAGGGCTAGTCTCCTGGGTCTCCCTTATGTCCTTTCTGACTTGTGGACAGTCCATATCCTCAGTCACATTCAAGAACTATTGGCTTTCCATAGAAAAACTTAGCCCTTCACCAAATTCTCTATCTTCTGGAAATTCCATTTTCTGGCAAAGCAGGATTAATGTCTATGaagttttttcttcataaatcttgGAAAAGTGATGCCAATTCACCTCtggctataatttaaaatataacattcttaaaatatgACTGAGAGATTAAAATATATCTATGAAATTGAGTTTAAACACCTTGTAACCAGTTTAAGAGCAAAGCTATTTAGgtaatgttttttttaatttttatgaaaaatatgagTTCTGAGAAGACTAGAACTGAATTTGATGTCTGTCTGAAAATGATCACCAATTAATGTGATTCATAACTCattattaaaaagggaaaattgtAGGCTGGTCCTATGCCAGACTCATTTAACTTCCATcatgtctttccttctttttcaggaACTTGTACTTTGCCTTCTATGGAAGACATGATGAATGATattaatgagaaaatggagagaaagcgCAAATGGTAAGAGTACCTATTGTAATAGGAGTGTAGAATTTCCATAGAAAAGTGAGAATTTGTGAATGCTTGGAACTGTTTTAACCTTAAATGATCCCGAATGACGTCATTGAAATGACAGCTACAAGCcatattcatccattcaacaaatattaattgaagaCCTACGTTGCTTCTGACATTGTATTAAGTTATTTTTAGTGCAAGGCACAGAGTGAATAATAGGATTGAGAATCTACATTACATAGTCAGTTTTAGCCCTCCATGCCTCCTGTAATATATCATAGAAAGAAGACCTAGAAAGGATTTGAAATTGGAAGAGTTTGGGAATACATGGATGTGGGCTTCCATTCTCTAGACCATAAATCCTCTAAGATGTAGACAATATTTCAAAGGTATACCTCTAATGAAAATGACTCAGAAAAGTGAGAATGAATCTGGAGAACTGGGCTTCATTTCTAGTTGTCACTAATTAGCTCAGTGGCCATGAACTATTATAGAAGCGTCACTTGAGCAAGAGACAATCTATCCATTTGTAAATAAGGATAAAAAATGTCTTTCTCAGCTACATTGCAGTGTTGGGGTATTTCCAAATGAAACCAATAtgaaagttctttaaaaaactaCAAAGTACAGGATAAACAAATGATATTCTCCTTACACAAGAAATTGATGTTTTATGTCAGGGTAGTGTGGgaagtttttttaaagagagagagagatcgatGTTAATTCTCACTGATATAAAGTTGTGAGCCATTTTGTCTGTTCTGTTTCTACACAGAGTTTGGGTATCCACTGTGGTGTTTTCTCTCCCATCTCTAGGTATGGCAAAAGCGAGACCTTACAGACAGATTACATTGTTTATATGGATGAACTCTCCTCCTTCATTGGGGTAAAGCCCAACATCCCATGGCTGTTTCTCACAGATCCCAAATTGGCCATGGAAGTTTATTTTGGCCCTTGTAGTTCCTACCAGTTTAGGCTGGTGGGCCCAGGGAAGTGGCCAGGAGCCAGAAATGCCATCCTGACCCAGTGGGACCGGTCGTTGAAACCCTTGCAGACACGAGTTGTCGGGAGTCTTCAGAAGCCTCGCTTCTTTTTCCATTGGCTGAAGCTCTTTGCAATTCCTATTCTGTTAATTGCTGTTTTCCTTGTATTGACGTAATCACCATTTTCTCTAGGATTTCTGAAAGTTGCTGACAATACCCAGACAACGgctttgctatttaaaaattaaaattttcacacCATCTACTTTTCTATTCAGCATCTTTTGCAGTACTCTGTAGACATTAGTCAGTAGCACAGTGTTATTTCTAGGCTTTGAAATAGCCACTTTAAGAATCATATCATAATCTTGAGAGAGTACTAATCATTTCTGTTTGGGTTCCACTAACACTTCAAAATCAGAACTATGTTCTTTATATTTAACTTAAATCATTTCCTGAAACATTTTGACATGATTCCTTTTTCCCTTTAAACAATGTTTGAAGGATGTATTTTAAATCTAAACAAAGAGCAAATTAAGCAGAATAATTATGATATTCTCAGGCTACTTCTATAAGCTATTTGCAGGGTCAAGGGGGGAGTTTggctattatattatttttcatttgtttgttttgtgcaaCATAATCCAGGTAAGACCTCCTCTCCCCTGCCCAAGAAACATAGCATAAGGACCTAGTCTATACTGAAAGTTAACACaaagtaatttgttttatttatattctcaACAAGGAAACAAACTTTTCAACTTCTAGCAGCAaaagaataacaacaataataatgagtTTAGTACCAAATACACCTTTTTagctaaatcttttaaaaaattaaatatttagccAAAACTGTGATCAAAATCTAATGCTTATACAGACTTATAGTCTTATATAGTCTACCCCAATAGATTAAACTTCTGAGGTACCagaataaatctaaaattatattttataacctATTACatcttataattaaa
This region of Macaca fascicularis isolate 582-1 chromosome 1, T2T-MFA8v1.1 genomic DNA includes:
- the FMO3 gene encoding flavin-containing monooxygenase 3; protein product: MGKKVAIIGAGVSGLASIRSCLEEGLEPTCFEKSNDIGGLWKFSDHAEEGRASIYKSVFTNSSKEMMCFPDFPYPDDFPNFMHNSKIQEYLTAFAKEKSLLKYIQFKTFVSSVNKRPDFATTGQWDVTTERDGKRESAVFDAVMVCSGHHVYPNLPKESFPGLNHFKGKCFHSRDYKEPGVFKGKRVLVVGLGNSGCDIATELSHTAEQVVISSRSGSWVMSRVWDNGYPWDMVLITRFGTFLKNNLPTAISDWLYMKQMNARFKHENYGLMPLNGVLRKEPVFNDELPACILCGIVSVKPNVKKFTETSAIFEDGTTFEGIDCVIFATGYSYAYTFLDESIIKNRNNEIILFKGVFPPLLEKSTIAVIGFVQSLGAAIPTVDLQSRWAARVIKGTCTLPSMEDMMNDINEKMERKRKWYGKSETLQTDYIVYMDELSSFIGVKPNIPWLFLTDPKLAMEVYFGPCSSYQFRLVGPGKWPGARNAILTQWDRSLKPLQTRVVGSLQKPRFFFHWLKLFAIPILLIAVFLVLT